One Cellulomonas soli DNA window includes the following coding sequences:
- a CDS encoding class I SAM-dependent methyltransferase, translating into MSSPTPSPHRPATTTPPASPAGSAVDPSTEPSVEPRDDGVDDDQDALEEAGYREVPDADGGRAGRGWWDANAEEYLAEHGDFLGAADLCWCPEGLREADAHLLGDVVGARVLEIGAGAAQCSRWLAGQGAHAVATDVSGGMLAAGRRLDTAAGTSTALVQADARALPFADASFDVAFTAYGAIPFVPDAARVHAEVARVLRPGGRWVFAVTHPVRWAFPDDPGEGGLTATRSYFDRRPYVEIGRSGKVLYAEYHRTLGDHVAELVGAGFVLDRLVEPTWPEGHERTWGGWGPVRGARLPGTAIFVTHLPPGERGQ; encoded by the coding sequence ATGAGCTCGCCGACTCCCTCACCCCACCGGCCCGCCACCACGACGCCCCCCGCCTCACCCGCCGGCTCGGCCGTCGACCCGTCTACGGAGCCGTCCGTCGAGCCGCGCGACGACGGCGTCGACGACGATCAGGACGCGCTCGAGGAGGCCGGCTACCGCGAGGTGCCGGACGCCGACGGCGGCCGGGCCGGACGGGGATGGTGGGACGCCAACGCCGAGGAGTACCTGGCCGAGCACGGCGACTTCCTCGGCGCGGCGGACCTGTGCTGGTGCCCCGAGGGTCTGCGGGAGGCCGACGCGCACCTGCTCGGCGACGTCGTCGGGGCACGGGTGCTCGAGATCGGTGCAGGCGCCGCGCAGTGCTCGCGATGGCTCGCCGGCCAGGGGGCGCACGCCGTCGCGACCGACGTGTCCGGCGGCATGCTGGCCGCGGGACGACGGCTGGACACCGCCGCGGGGACCAGCACGGCGCTCGTCCAGGCGGACGCCCGTGCGCTGCCGTTCGCGGACGCCTCGTTCGACGTGGCGTTCACGGCCTACGGGGCGATCCCCTTCGTGCCCGACGCCGCCCGCGTGCACGCCGAGGTCGCCCGCGTGCTGCGGCCGGGCGGTCGTTGGGTGTTCGCGGTGACGCACCCCGTGCGCTGGGCCTTCCCCGACGACCCGGGCGAGGGCGGGCTGACGGCGACCCGCTCGTACTTCGACCGGCGCCCCTACGTGGAGATCGGCCGCTCGGGGAAGGTGCTCTACGCCGAGTACCACCGGACGCTCGGTGACCACGTCGCCGAGCTCGTCGGCGCCGGGTTCGTGCTGGACCGGCTCGTGGAGCCCACGTGGCCCGAGGGTCACGAACGCACGTGGGGCGGCTGGGGCCCGGTGCGCGGTGCGCGGCTGCCGGGAACCGCGATCTTCGTGACCCACCTGCCCCCGGGCGAACGAGGTCAGTGA